Proteins from one Triticum aestivum cultivar Chinese Spring chromosome 7A, IWGSC CS RefSeq v2.1, whole genome shotgun sequence genomic window:
- the LOC123148442 gene encoding anther-specific protein BCP1, with amino-acid sequence MVHSVGLVVVLLAASAVVALAAQAPAPAASAKSGSAAAPPKASAKAPAAVPEKSAKASTAAAATSTATPKAAPPKAPAKGSGAESPSKGAMPSKAPASSSEAEAAESPDGGATDEDDSSAATPSSSLSDDDSDDSDSPPGPASSPDSDSPADSPDPAADDEESGSVGVRSGVVASVVAVATSASVVLLF; translated from the coding sequence ATGGTACACTctgtcggcctcgtcgtcgtcctcctcgccgcGTCCGCCGTCGTGGCGCTCGCCGCCCaggctccggctccggcggcctCCGCGAAGTCCGGTTCAGCTGCAGCACCCCCAAAGGCCTCGGCAAAGGCTCCGGCTGCGGTCCCCGAAAAGAGCGCGAAAGCTTCAACGGCGGCGGCCGCAACGTCCACGGCTACACCCAAGGCTGCACCGCCCAAGGCGCCCGCGAAGGGGTCTGGCGCCGAGTCGCCGAGCAAAGGCGCCATGCCGTCCAAGGCCCCGGCCAGCTCGTCCGAAGCCGAAGCCGCCGAGTCTCCAGACGGCGGCGCCACCGACGAGGATGATTCATCCGCCGCGACGCCGTCTTCCTCGTTGTCGGACGATGACTCCGACGACTCCGACAGCCCGCCAGGGCCCGCCAGCTCGCCAGACTCAGACTCGCCAGCTGACTCGCCTGACCCCGCCGCAGACGACGAGGAGAGCGGCAGCGTCGGCGTGAGGAGTGGCGTGGTGGCTTCCGTCGTGGCCGTGGCCACCTCAGCCTCCGTCGTGCTTTTATTTTAG